The following proteins come from a genomic window of Doryrhamphus excisus isolate RoL2022-K1 chromosome 12, RoL_Dexc_1.0, whole genome shotgun sequence:
- the irx5a gene encoding iroquois-class homeodomain protein IRX-5a isoform X2 yields MAYPQGYLYQPSASLALYSCPAAYGTSVISGPRTEELGRSSSGSAFAPYAGSATTTAAAAAAANTAAAAASAAAAAAAAAFSGGSPGYNSHHLPYGADAAAAAAATFTSYVSSPYDHTTGMAGSIGYHPYAAPLGTYPYGDPAYRKNATRDATATLKAWLNEHRKNPYPTKGEKIMLAIITKMTLTQVSTWFANARRRLKKENKMTWTPRNRSEDEEEDENIDLEKNDDDDPPHSNNNNKQDKTQDSSDTEADAKMLHPVDCDRFKEDTLHGKDVDPLLSDSESKDQEERTMTSELLLDSAGKATTSSPSATGVVVVVGARGPQDKPSDLSLHAPTSVIHSPPSAPKPKLWSLAEIATSSDRCRSSSGEAQRGGGEQQQSCPAVIGPVAGSPPRSSPQCGVLSRPLYYTSPFYPGYTNYHGGTFGHLHGNPVTTGSPSTAHFNGLNQTVLNRAEALVRDKVRVDLCKDSPYELKKA; encoded by the exons ATGGCGTATCCTCAGGGCTACTTGTACCAGCCGTCAGCCTCCCTGGCCCTCTACTCGTGTCCCGCAGCCTACGGCACCAGCGTCATATCGGGACCCAGGACCGAGGAGCTCGGCAGGTCCTCCTCCGGGTCCGCGTTCGCGCCCTATGCCGGATCCGcaaccaccaccgccgccgcagcagcagcagccaacACCGCCGCTGCTGCCGCCTCCGCAGCTGCCGCGGCAGCCGCCGCCGCCTTCAGCGGAGGCTCGCCCGGGTACAACTCGCACCACTTGCCGTACGGCGCGGACGCGGCGGCGGCTGCTGCTGCCACCTTTACCTCCTATGTG AGTTCCCCCTATGACCACACGACAGGCATGGCGGGCTCCATAGGCTACCACCCTTACGCAGCGCCCCTGGGCACCTACCCGTACGGTGACCCGGCCTACCGCAAGAACGCCACCCGGGACGCCACGGCCACACTGAAGGCCTGGCTCAACGAGCATCGCAAGAACCCGTACCCCACCAAAGGCGAGAAGATCATGCTCGCCATCATCACCAAGATGACCCTCACCCAGGTGTCCACCTGGTTCGCCAACGCGCGCAGGAGACTCAAGAAGGAGAACAAGATGACGTGGACGCCACGGAACCGCAGCGAGGACGAGGAAGAGGACGAGAACATCGACTTGGAGAAGAATGACGATGATGACCCTcctcatagtaataataataacaaacaagacAAGACTCAAGATTCATCAGATACTGAAGCAG ATGCCAAAATGCTGCACCCGGTGGACTGTGACAGGTTCAAAGAGGACACCCTACACGGCAAGGACGTGGACCCCCTCCTGAGTGACTCGGAGTCCAAAGACCAGGAGGAGCGGACTATGACATCCGAGTTGTTATTGGATTCTGCCGGTAAGGCCACCACGTCGTCCCCCTCGGCGACGggggtagtggtggtggtgggggcccGCGGACCCCAGGACAAACCGTCGGACTTGAGCCTCCACGCCCCCACCTCCGTTATCCACTCGCCGCCTTCGGCACCCAAACCCAAACTGTGGTCCTTAGCGGAGATCGCCACCTCATCGGACCGGTGTAGAAGCAGCAGCGGTGAGGCGCAGCGAGGAGGCGGGGAGCAGCAGCAGTCTTGCCCCGCCGTCATAGGCCCAGTTGCCGGGTCTCCTCCGCGGTCCTCCCCGCAGTGCGGCGTCCTTTCCCGGCCTCTGTACTACACGTCGCCCTTCTATCCCGGCTACACGAACTATCACGGGGGTACTTTTGGACACCTCCACGGCAACCCAGTCACCACAGGCTCCCCCAGCACTGCGCACTTCAATGGATTAAACCAGACTGTATTAAATAGAGCAGAGGCTTTGGTGAGGGACAAAGTGAGGGTAGATCTTTGTAAAGACTCCCCTTACGAACTGAAGAAAG CCTAA
- the irx5a gene encoding iroquois-class homeodomain protein IRX-5a isoform X1: MAYPQGYLYQPSASLALYSCPAAYGTSVISGPRTEELGRSSSGSAFAPYAGSATTTAAAAAAANTAAAAASAAAAAAAAAFSGGSPGYNSHHLPYGADAAAAAAATFTSYVSSPYDHTTGMAGSIGYHPYAAPLGTYPYGDPAYRKNATRDATATLKAWLNEHRKNPYPTKGEKIMLAIITKMTLTQVSTWFANARRRLKKENKMTWTPRNRSEDEEEDENIDLEKNDDDDPPHSNNNNKQDKTQDSSDTEADAKMLHPVDCDRFKEDTLHGKDVDPLLSDSESKDQEERTMTSELLLDSAGKATTSSPSATGVVVVVGARGPQDKPSDLSLHAPTSVIHSPPSAPKPKLWSLAEIATSSDRCRSSSGEAQRGGGEQQQSCPAVIGPVAGSPPRSSPQCGVLSRPLYYTSPFYPGYTNYHGGTFGHLHGNPVTTGSPSTAHFNGLNQTVLNRAEALVRDKVRVDLCKDSPYELKKGMSNI, encoded by the exons ATGGCGTATCCTCAGGGCTACTTGTACCAGCCGTCAGCCTCCCTGGCCCTCTACTCGTGTCCCGCAGCCTACGGCACCAGCGTCATATCGGGACCCAGGACCGAGGAGCTCGGCAGGTCCTCCTCCGGGTCCGCGTTCGCGCCCTATGCCGGATCCGcaaccaccaccgccgccgcagcagcagcagccaacACCGCCGCTGCTGCCGCCTCCGCAGCTGCCGCGGCAGCCGCCGCCGCCTTCAGCGGAGGCTCGCCCGGGTACAACTCGCACCACTTGCCGTACGGCGCGGACGCGGCGGCGGCTGCTGCTGCCACCTTTACCTCCTATGTG AGTTCCCCCTATGACCACACGACAGGCATGGCGGGCTCCATAGGCTACCACCCTTACGCAGCGCCCCTGGGCACCTACCCGTACGGTGACCCGGCCTACCGCAAGAACGCCACCCGGGACGCCACGGCCACACTGAAGGCCTGGCTCAACGAGCATCGCAAGAACCCGTACCCCACCAAAGGCGAGAAGATCATGCTCGCCATCATCACCAAGATGACCCTCACCCAGGTGTCCACCTGGTTCGCCAACGCGCGCAGGAGACTCAAGAAGGAGAACAAGATGACGTGGACGCCACGGAACCGCAGCGAGGACGAGGAAGAGGACGAGAACATCGACTTGGAGAAGAATGACGATGATGACCCTcctcatagtaataataataacaaacaagacAAGACTCAAGATTCATCAGATACTGAAGCAG ATGCCAAAATGCTGCACCCGGTGGACTGTGACAGGTTCAAAGAGGACACCCTACACGGCAAGGACGTGGACCCCCTCCTGAGTGACTCGGAGTCCAAAGACCAGGAGGAGCGGACTATGACATCCGAGTTGTTATTGGATTCTGCCGGTAAGGCCACCACGTCGTCCCCCTCGGCGACGggggtagtggtggtggtgggggcccGCGGACCCCAGGACAAACCGTCGGACTTGAGCCTCCACGCCCCCACCTCCGTTATCCACTCGCCGCCTTCGGCACCCAAACCCAAACTGTGGTCCTTAGCGGAGATCGCCACCTCATCGGACCGGTGTAGAAGCAGCAGCGGTGAGGCGCAGCGAGGAGGCGGGGAGCAGCAGCAGTCTTGCCCCGCCGTCATAGGCCCAGTTGCCGGGTCTCCTCCGCGGTCCTCCCCGCAGTGCGGCGTCCTTTCCCGGCCTCTGTACTACACGTCGCCCTTCTATCCCGGCTACACGAACTATCACGGGGGTACTTTTGGACACCTCCACGGCAACCCAGTCACCACAGGCTCCCCCAGCACTGCGCACTTCAATGGATTAAACCAGACTGTATTAAATAGAGCAGAGGCTTTGGTGAGGGACAAAGTGAGGGTAGATCTTTGTAAAGACTCCCCTTACGAACTGAAGAAAGGTATGTCAAACATTTAA